The genomic DNA CGCGATGGTCAAACTGCCTTACATATGGCTTGATATCAAGAAGTGGTGTTCCATCCAGTACATCAACTCCGGAAACTTTCAAAATATTATCTTGTACTTCAAGGAGCTCCATAATCGACATACCCATCGGATTTGGCCGATTGAAATGACGTATGGCAAAAATTCCCCTTTCTTTTTCACCATCAAGGAAGGGTTTCTGTACCAGATTTTTTCCTGTGGCCCGGTGGAAATAATAGAATGCGTAAATATGAGAAAATGATTCGACATCTGCCAGTCCTGCCTTAAATTCATCAAATACTTCTATGTATCCAACTGATGGATTAAAAATCCCCTGAATAGGAGTATTTTCATGCTCAGTGTGGTCAGAATGAATAATTCCGATGGGATGAAATATGATGTCAGTATCTTTCCATTTGACTCCGTATTCCTTCGATAAACTCATAATATGCCTCCAAAAAAAATAGGGAAAATAAGAGAGAAATTACGGAGTTAAGCATCCCCGTACTTGGCTAACGGATAGATCTCAAATTTATGTTTTGTGTAAATTTCTTTCCCTTCATCAGAGGCAACAAAATTCATAAATTTCTCAGCCTCTTCCTTGTTTTCTGAGAATGTCAGAGTTCCGATTGGAACAACATCTACTTTACCAATCTCTTTTGGTATCTCAACAAGTTCCATACTTTCCGGGTTGAAAAGTTCGGTCCAGATAAGTGCAGCGTCTGCCTGATTCATGGAGACATATACCAGCAGTTCATTGACTGTACCTGATTTTACGACAATATTCTTCTCTGTTTCATTCCAGAGTTTATTCTTCTCAAGCATCTTCTTTGTTGCTGCTCCAACCGCCGGACCGGATGGTTCACCAATTGCTACCCTGACACCTGGCCGTACGAGATCCTGAACACCAGTAATATTGCCAGGGTTTCCTTTCGGGACTGCAATCGCTAACACATGATATACAATATCCTGAGATTTATCCACATATCCCTTATCCATGGCAGACTGAATGTACGAGCGTGCACCAGGCATGTACACATCTCCTTTTTGATATAATTCAATCTGGCTGAGCAACTGGGCAGATCCTCCATAGGTATATTCAATTTTTGTTCCTTCTTTCTCTTCATATACCTTGGCAATCTCTTCCATTGGTTCTTTCATTCCAGCCCCGCAATAGACAAGAAGTGTCTTGGCAGATGAGGAATTCTGTTCAACAGCCTGCTCCTTTACCGGTTCCTGTGCCAGGTTATCCGACTGATTGCTAGAAGTACATCCACACACAAGTAATGTCGCCATTAAGACGAATAAAATACAAAAAATCGAAGGTATCGCCTTCATAAAAGAATGATAAATTAAGCAATGATAAAGATTACGAAATAACTCCTAAAAAACCAGTGAGAATCAATAATCCTCATTTGTGAATCTATTTTTTATCATTGTGGATTAAGTAGCTTTACAACGATGAATTAGGTATAAACATTTGGCATAACAGATGATATATCAAAGAAGAGAGAAAGCGTGAGGAAAAAATAGCGCTCGTGAATGAACCTTATCATAATATTTTACATAAATAAATTTAATCGGATTATCTAGAATTTAAAAGCACATTTATTTTACCAATTCTTATACTCCCCACCATCATTCGTCAAATTCATCACCCCCATTCTGTTATTTCAAAATATATAATTTAATTATCGGGGCCCCATCTAAATTAAAAAAAATGATTAGTCGAATAGGGGAATTGGATTACTCCTCTCCCCCCTTCCAAGAACGCATTGTGCGATTTTCACCGCAATACGCTCAGGTTCTTCACTACCCGCTTTTATGGGCGCAATAGAGAAACATACGAATCGACTTTTGTGTTGAAAGGAATATTCCCGGTCTTTTATCAAAATAGACAGAATCTATAAATGGGTTTTTATCCAGTTTAAGGAATCTTCTGTATTGAATCTTCGTGTCCGAGAAGTTTGCAAGAGTTACACTCGCCGTTTTAAAAACAGACTTACGGGTCAAAGTAGGTTGCCAGTATTTCCTCGCTATCCACTTTTTCCCTTTGTTATTATGTCTGCGTTTCGCCCATGTCCAGAGCATATTCCTGAGTATCCAATCCAGTTTCTGGAAGGTTACGCTTGATGATACTGTTTTATGGTACATCGCCCATCCTCGGATGATTGGATTTAACTTTTTAATCAGGTCTTCTTGTTTCCAAGCTTTTGCAGACTTAATGACCTCGCTCAGTTTATGAGTGATTGCAGCAATAGCTTTCTTTGAAGGTTTAATCAGGAGTTTACCCTTGAATTTTCGAAAATTCCATCCCAGAAAATCAAAACCATCATCGATATGAACAATTCTCGTTTTCTCCTCGGAGAGTTCAAGACCACGTTCTTTAAGAAAATCGATAATGACCAGTTTACACTGGGCTGCAGTCTCCTTTGATTCAGCCGTTACGAGGAAATCATCCGCAAACCGAATGAGATGCACCTTCTTTCCCGGAAAACGTTCCTTTAGAATTTGTTCCATACCGTCAAGAGCCATGTTAGCCAGAGTTGGGGAAATAATTCCGCCTTGGGGCGTTCCAGATTCATTACGGTAGAGTATTCCATCAAAAATGTATCCCGCTTTCAGGAATTGGTTAAGAACTCTTGTATCCATGGGGATGTTGGTTAATAACCAGGAGTGAGAGAAATTATCAAAGCACCCCTTGATATCGCCTTCAAGAATCCATTGGGCAGAGTCTTTTCTGCTTAAACATTGAAATGCATATGCAGCTGCATCCTGTGCACTGCGATTCGTTCTGAATCCAAATGAGGTTCTGTCTGCTATGGTTTCTGCCCATGGGGTGAGAGCCATTGCAAACAGTGCCTGCATTGCACGGTCGTACATTGTGGGAATGGAGAGAGGACGCATTTTGCTCGATTGAGGTTTGGGGATGAAGGTTCGCCGGAGAGGTTTAGCCTGATATCCCTTGTCTGAAAGACTAAGAACTGCTCTCATCTTATCCTGAGGAGTACTCCATTTTTCTCCGTCCACTCCTGCACTTTTTCTTCCTTTGTTGCCAGCTACCCGGTGAACTGCTAACACTTTGGCATAATACGAATGAGTTAGCAGGTACTGGAGACGCTCAGCAAGCCGATAATTGCCATTCTTTACTGCTTTTGCGATACGTGTCTGGAGTCGCTTGACAAACGCCCTTGCTTTCTTCCATGGGAATTTTCGCCATTGTTTGGCAAGAGTTTTGTCCGAGACGTCCTCGCTGTGTTGCGTAATTGAACTTATCTCGTTCATTATAATCCATCCTGCTCGCCGTGAAAGAACCAGCTGCACGTCAGCACCCTTTCGGGTCAGGGCAAAGTCTGAACCCTTATCCACAACCATTACAGCCGGGCATTCGCTTTTTGCAGCATCCTACTCCCACTACGCATATAGTCCTCCTCACGAAGTTCCTACCTAAAAAAATTTTTTTTTTTTTTTAGGAGCGTATTGGGGTTTCCAAGTTCAATAAACCAGATAATTGTGGTATTTTAGGACTCGCCCATAGACCGGAACCAGCTACGTCCATTCGTACCAGCATCACTCAAACTACTGATACCGTGATTCTCCCTCAATGGGGACAGGGGCAAATCTCTTTCCTCCTGCTATATTTAACGATCCTGCAGCGATTCAACGTTTGTTTGTCCATGATACCTTTCCCTAGCAGTATATCCCAATGAGACTATGGGAGTAACCACTTTGTTCCTGCAGCTTCGCACCCATTTATTGCTAAACACGCACGTGCAGGTAGGGACACCCAGAATGGATTGGGGGGCTTTTTTTACCGAATTAAACCGGAATAGCAATCTGATTTACCGCTTCTTGTCGCACTGAGATCCAATAATTCTGACACCATATAGATTTTCATAGGGCTTTTAATGAATGAACAGGTATTCTGGATGCTTTTTCCGGCTCCAGATCCATGAAGAGATTTGGATGTGCCCTTTTCGTTCGGTAGGACACATATGCAATCGGAGTTTTTTACAAATAATTACGACTCATCGTTTTTTCCCGATGGTGCACTCAACTTCTCCAACCGGAGTCTGAACCGGCCTGCTCCTGACTTTATAAAACCCAGCATCGAGCATGGCATTTGCAATAAAATCTTCATGAATAGCCATATTCTGTCCCATTAGATCAGGAAGCAGCATCGAAATAACCATCTCCTCCGGTTTGGTACCATTCCGTATCGTTCCATCTGATATAGTTACAAACACTCCTCCCGGTCTTAATGCCTCATAGATCTTTTTCATGAGAGAATCAAAAGAGCCAAGGGCATAATTCAGGGTCATTGAAGCAAGGATGAGATCATACTCTTCTCCTATCGAATCATTCAGGTAATCTCCGGACATGACCGTAACTCTGTCAGACACACCATATTCAGCAGCACATCGCCTCGCAACCTCTGCAACCGGGGGTTGATCAAATAGGACTCCATTCATGGTGGGATGATCAAGGATCAGGGCAATACCAAGAAGACCCGGACCACATCCCAGATCAAGCATTCGGGAAAAGCCATTATATTCCGGAAGTGAAGATATCAGTTTTACTACTATCTGAGCCATTCCCGACCGCTGATAATTGATAGAACCCCGGGTCTGCATCTCCTGAAACTCCCTCGAACTCATAATAATCTCATTCGCACCACTATCAGGTCCATCACGAACGAGTCTTGAGATCTTTTCTGGATGAATTGAATACCAGGGATCACTTGCACAAAGATAATCACCCAGATAGGTGTCATTTCCCTTTACCAGAAAATCATGAGCAATAGGAGAATTGTAGTAACAATCACCATCTTTTTGGATCACATCAAACGCAGCAAGTGCATTCAGAAGATGAATGGTGTTTTGTTTGTGAAGATGATGTGTTTGCGCAATATCTTCTGCAGAGTGAGTCTTTTCCAGCAGGGTAAAAAGATCAAGTTCAATTGCAGCAAGGAGTATATTTGCCTCTGATTTCTTCAGGAGGAGATCCTGAAGAGGTTTGAAACTTCGTTGAATATCAGGAATATCCATGGATTAATCACCTTTATCATGGTCATGGAAATGATGCAGGTCCGGGGTATGAGGATGTGTATGGGAAACCAGCTCATGTTCATGGGGATGGGCATGGACAACTCCTTTCATAGCCGGATCATGGTGATGATTATGATGCCCATCATCATGACTGTGCCGGTGCTCATGCCTGGACGATACATGAATATGACGATGACTATGCTCTTCGGTGGCAATCAGCCATGCACCGGCTGCCATCAGGGGCAGACTGATGAGTATCTGTAATCCGGGGTTCTCACCGGGGAGTGGAAGAGAGAGGACCAGACCGATAAATGGAGCTGTTGCAAATAATGCACCGGTCCTGGCAGAACCAAGGACTCTCATCGCCCGGATGACAAAGAATATTGAAACCCCATACCCCAGGCACCCAATGAGGAGGACTACCGGGATAATTGTCAGGGACGGGGCCGGTTCTCCGATAGCATACCCCAGGCAGACACTGAATATTCCGGCTACAAATCCCTTGATCATGACAATCTGGGCAGGTTCCTTTCCGGATATAACCCGGGTAAAATTATTGTCCATACCCCAGCAGCAACATGCCAGAATTATCAGGACTGAACCCGTTGAGAGCCCAAAGGTCCCTGTAGGATCATATGATAAAACAAATCCACCAAGAACGACTGCAATAATTGCATACAGCCCACGTCTTCCCAGCGGTTCACGAAATCCAATCACCGCAATGAGGGTTGTAAAAGCCAACTCAGCATTGAGGAGCAGGGAAGCAGTTGATGCCGGTGTGGTGGTAAGACCGACCATGCAGAGGATAGGGCCGATGATGCTGCCAAAGGCTATGATCCCAACAAGCCAGGGAATATCACTTCTCCGTATAGGAGCCTCGGTTTTTCCTTCGGGATCTGTAAATCTTCGGATCAAAAGCCCCCCGGCACCGGCTCCGAGATACAGGAGCCCGGCAAGTGTGACC from Methanospirillum hungatei JF-1 includes the following:
- the tsaA gene encoding tRNA (N6-threonylcarbamoyladenosine(37)-N6)-methyltransferase TrmO, which produces MSLSKEYGVKWKDTDIIFHPIGIIHSDHTEHENTPIQGIFNPSVGYIEVFDEFKAGLADVESFSHIYAFYYFHRATGKNLVQKPFLDGEKERGIFAIRHFNRPNPMGMSIMELLEVQDNILKVSGVDVLDGTPLLDIKPYVRQFDHRDEVKCGWVDNQHMDDIAEWNSTPKELRNRERVKK
- the modA gene encoding molybdate ABC transporter substrate-binding protein, with the translated sequence MATLLVCGCTSSNQSDNLAQEPVKEQAVEQNSSSAKTLLVYCGAGMKEPMEEIAKVYEEKEGTKIEYTYGGSAQLLSQIELYQKGDVYMPGARSYIQSAMDKGYVDKSQDIVYHVLAIAVPKGNPGNITGVQDLVRPGVRVAIGEPSGPAVGAATKKMLEKNKLWNETEKNIVVKSGTVNELLVYVSMNQADAALIWTELFNPESMELVEIPKEIGKVDVVPIGTLTFSENKEEAEKFMNFVASDEGKEIYTKHKFEIYPLAKYGDA
- the ltrA gene encoding group II intron reverse transcriptase/maturase is translated as MVVDKGSDFALTRKGADVQLVLSRRAGWIIMNEISSITQHSEDVSDKTLAKQWRKFPWKKARAFVKRLQTRIAKAVKNGNYRLAERLQYLLTHSYYAKVLAVHRVAGNKGRKSAGVDGEKWSTPQDKMRAVLSLSDKGYQAKPLRRTFIPKPQSSKMRPLSIPTMYDRAMQALFAMALTPWAETIADRTSFGFRTNRSAQDAAAYAFQCLSRKDSAQWILEGDIKGCFDNFSHSWLLTNIPMDTRVLNQFLKAGYIFDGILYRNESGTPQGGIISPTLANMALDGMEQILKERFPGKKVHLIRFADDFLVTAESKETAAQCKLVIIDFLKERGLELSEEKTRIVHIDDGFDFLGWNFRKFKGKLLIKPSKKAIAAITHKLSEVIKSAKAWKQEDLIKKLNPIIRGWAMYHKTVSSSVTFQKLDWILRNMLWTWAKRRHNNKGKKWIARKYWQPTLTRKSVFKTASVTLANFSDTKIQYRRFLKLDKNPFIDSVYFDKRPGIFLSTQKSIRMFLYCAHKSG
- a CDS encoding methyltransferase, which codes for MDIPDIQRSFKPLQDLLLKKSEANILLAAIELDLFTLLEKTHSAEDIAQTHHLHKQNTIHLLNALAAFDVIQKDGDCYYNSPIAHDFLVKGNDTYLGDYLCASDPWYSIHPEKISRLVRDGPDSGANEIIMSSREFQEMQTRGSINYQRSGMAQIVVKLISSLPEYNGFSRMLDLGCGPGLLGIALILDHPTMNGVLFDQPPVAEVARRCAAEYGVSDRVTVMSGDYLNDSIGEEYDLILASMTLNYALGSFDSLMKKIYEALRPGGVFVTISDGTIRNGTKPEEMVISMLLPDLMGQNMAIHEDFIANAMLDAGFYKVRSRPVQTPVGEVECTIGKKR
- a CDS encoding DMT family transporter: MQPANRDAILMALLAAVLFGAVIPASRILLFDIGPVTLAGLLYLGAGAGGLLIRRFTDPEGKTEAPIRRSDIPWLVGIIAFGSIIGPILCMVGLTTTPASTASLLLNAELAFTTLIAVIGFREPLGRRGLYAIIAVVLGGFVLSYDPTGTFGLSTGSVLIILACCCWGMDNNFTRVISGKEPAQIVMIKGFVAGIFSVCLGYAIGEPAPSLTIIPVVLLIGCLGYGVSIFFVIRAMRVLGSARTGALFATAPFIGLVLSLPLPGENPGLQILISLPLMAAGAWLIATEEHSHRHIHVSSRHEHRHSHDDGHHNHHHDPAMKGVVHAHPHEHELVSHTHPHTPDLHHFHDHDKGD